In Leptodactylus fuscus isolate aLepFus1 chromosome 2, aLepFus1.hap2, whole genome shotgun sequence, one genomic interval encodes:
- the RFLNB gene encoding refilin-B: MVGRLNLHDVPDLLDMKKKSERVLDSPDSGLPPSPCPSNWLLSSVTTEKSPEQDISSHTVQVSTSPSLSLSSSYTPRLCPLSFGEGVELDPLPPKEIRYTSSVKYDSDRHFIDNIYMPVGLGVSSCSQTVICIPNCTWRNYRAEVHFKPKNKPQRFMTTTIVYPKHTKTVYTTTLDYNCKKCMRRFLSSVELESAEHVGSECLVDEY; encoded by the exons ATGGTTGGGAGGCTTAACCTGCACGATGTCCCTGACCTCCtggacatgaagaagaagagtgaGAGGGTCCTGGACAGTCCGGACTCAGGACTCCCACCAAGCCCCTGTCCCAGTAACTGGCTCCTAAGCTCAGTGACCACCGAGAAGTCCCCTGAGCAGGACATCTCCAGCCATACAGTGCAGGTG AGTACGTCACCTTCACTAAGCTTGTCAAGCAGCTACACCCCACGGCTGTGTCCTCTGTCATTTGGAGAAGGCGTGGAGTTGGATCCATTGCCACCCAAGGAGATAAG gtataCATCCTCAGTTAAATATGACTCTGACAGGCATTTCATTGACAATATATACATGCCGGTAGGACTGGGAGTCTCTTCGTGTAGTCAGACTGTGATCTGCATTCCAAACTGTACATGGCGCAACTACAGAGCTGAAGTTCACTTCAAACCAAAGAACAAGCCACAAAGATTCATGACCACCACAATTGTCTATCCAAAGCACACAAAAACAGTGTACACTACTACTTTGGATTACAACTGCAAGAAATGTATGAGGCGCTTTCTCTCCAGTGTAGAGCTTGAGTCAGCTGAACATGTGGGCAGCGAATGCTTAGTGGATGAATACTGA